One genomic window of Meles meles chromosome 3, mMelMel3.1 paternal haplotype, whole genome shotgun sequence includes the following:
- the CMBL gene encoding carboxymethylenebutenolidase homolog: MANEAHPCPCDIGHRLEYGGMGQEVQVEHFKAYVTKPPFHTGKAVIVVQDIFGWQLPNTRYMADLIAGNGYTTIVPDFFVGQEPWHPSGDWSTFPEWLKTRDARKIDKEVDAVLTYLRRQCGAQRIGVVGFCWGGVAVHHVMMTYPELRAGVSVYGIVKDSEDVHSLKNPTLFIFAENDAVIPLEQVSLLTQKLKKHCKVEYQIKTFSGQTHGFVHRKREDCSAEDKPYIDEARRNLLEWLHKYV; this comes from the exons ATGGCTAATGAGGCTCATCCTTGTCCGTGTGACATTGGCCACAGGCTAGAGTATGGAGGGATGGGACAGGAAGTTCAAGTCGAGCACTTCAAGGCTTACGTGACCAAGCCCCCCTTCCACACGGGCAAGGCTGTGATCGTCGTTCAAGATATATTTGGCTGGCAGTTGCCCAACACCAGATATATGGCTGACCTGATCGCAGGAAATGGATACAC GACCATCGTCCCGGACTTCTTCGTAGGTCAGGAGCCATGGCACCCGTCTGGGGACTGGTCCACCTTCCCGGAGTGGTTGAAAACAAGAGATGCCAGGAAGATCGATAA GGAGGTGGACGCCGTGCTGACGTACCTGCGGCGGCAGTGCGGCGCGCAGAGGATCGGCGTCGTGGGATTCTGCTGGGGGGGCGTGGCCGTCCACCACGTGATGATGACGTACCCCGAGCTGCGGGCGGGCGTGTCCGTCTACG GCATTGTCAAGGACTCTGAAGATGTGCACAGTTTAAAGAACCCCACGTTGTTCATTTTTGCTGAAAATGATGCTGTGATTCCCCTTGAGCAA GTCTCTTTGCTGACCCAGAAGTTGAAAAAACACTGCAAAGTGGAATatcaaattaaaacattttctgggcagacccatggCTTCGTGCATCGAAAGAGAGAAGATTGTTCAGCGGAAGACAAGCCCTATATTGATGAGGCAAGAAGAAATTTACTTGAGTGGCTGCACAAGTATGTTTAG